One Elusimicrobiota bacterium genomic region harbors:
- a CDS encoding 4Fe-4S dicluster domain-containing protein produces MSSDALPKVNVDEKLGSLTYKADHQAHITIKDNAACLNKCHDKPCTTVCPAQVYQWEESQKKLIVSFENCIECGACRMLCPFDNIKCDWPRGGFGVQYKYG; encoded by the coding sequence ATGAGCTCTGACGCGTTACCGAAAGTTAATGTGGATGAAAAGTTAGGGAGCCTGACGTATAAGGCGGACCATCAGGCCCATATTACCATCAAAGACAACGCCGCCTGTCTGAACAAGTGCCACGACAAACCTTGCACCACGGTTTGCCCCGCCCAAGTCTATCAATGGGAAGAAAGCCAAAAGAAACTTATCGTCTCGTTCGAAAATTGCATCGAATGCGGTGCCTGCCGCATGCTTTGCCCTTTCGATAATATTAAATGCGACTGGCCCCGCGGGGGCTTCGGCGTTCAATACAAATACGGTTAA
- a CDS encoding VWA domain-containing protein, translated as MSLLVFSWGCKRNANNPLLGTPDDAVTDVQLYVRGVDNTNPPEVSVLFQSVANSSFRMTDLLLANFAVLQDEKPLIATRYGPANDYPFAVMLIMDRSGSMADPFGSSSRAEEANIAATVFLNNLPATAQAGLIEFSSNAQITVPMTTNKQHVISAVNFSTASEGGTALYDSIILGAQELSKATGLRLIVFLTDGDDSASTHTAEDTQAALLSIGTVASGVIVSTSVSNNAKAKMQTIVDGTGGTLSESLDPIDLENDLSNLLNGGSFQDIYALTFRRRNNEPNIRIYVSYGTNSASVDMSVYR; from the coding sequence ATGAGTCTCTTGGTTTTTTCCTGGGGATGCAAGCGCAATGCAAACAACCCACTCCTGGGAACACCCGATGATGCCGTCACGGACGTTCAACTTTACGTGCGCGGGGTAGACAACACAAATCCCCCTGAAGTATCGGTCCTTTTTCAGTCCGTGGCAAATTCTTCTTTTCGCATGACGGATTTGTTATTAGCTAATTTTGCCGTTCTTCAAGATGAAAAACCGCTGATCGCAACTCGTTATGGCCCAGCGAACGACTACCCTTTCGCCGTCATGCTCATCATGGATCGGAGCGGGAGTATGGCGGATCCCTTTGGCAGTTCGAGTCGAGCCGAAGAAGCCAATATCGCGGCCACTGTGTTTCTAAACAACCTCCCCGCCACCGCCCAAGCGGGGCTGATCGAGTTCAGTTCGAATGCCCAGATAACAGTACCCATGACCACCAACAAGCAACATGTCATATCGGCGGTCAACTTTTCGACCGCCAGCGAGGGCGGGACGGCCCTCTACGACTCGATTATTCTCGGGGCTCAGGAACTCTCGAAAGCGACCGGGTTACGATTAATCGTCTTTCTCACTGATGGAGATGACAGCGCAAGCACCCATACCGCCGAAGACACTCAAGCCGCACTCCTTTCAATTGGAACGGTGGCCAGTGGGGTGATTGTTAGTACATCCGTTTCTAATAATGCCAAAGCAAAGATGCAGACGATTGTCGATGGAACAGGGGGAACCCTTTCCGAATCTCTAGACCCCATAGATTTGGAAAATGACCTAAGCAACCTTCTGAATGGGGGGTCATTTCAAGATATCTACGCTTTAACCTTCCGAAGACGGAACAATGAACCCAACATCCGAATTTACGTGAGCTACGGAACAAACTCAGCTTCCGTGGACATGAGCGTCTACCGATAA
- a CDS encoding cytochrome c has protein sequence MHLFLSALIVFFLWGCSSPSDPVARGRARFVGLGCLTCHRVGDRGGGQAGPDLTTVGLRHSTEWLDLWMKDPQEWKPDTRMPRYKLTESNRAELVAYMATLQGEDYRRDPPWNSRRFQGQPEKRGENIYNRLGCGVCHGPYGGGGVRNTNVVGLEIPSLTMVRDGFTRDELKERIALGRQPEPEDPLKPPPMFLMPAWGDLLKEDEMEDLITYLYSLRPPIKPGDVWDE, from the coding sequence ATGCACTTATTTTTATCGGCTTTAATTGTTTTTTTTCTGTGGGGGTGTTCTTCCCCTTCGGATCCTGTGGCGCGGGGTCGGGCGCGCTTCGTGGGTCTGGGTTGTTTAACGTGCCACCGTGTGGGTGATCGTGGGGGAGGGCAGGCGGGTCCCGATTTGACCACCGTGGGTCTTCGTCATTCAACGGAATGGCTGGACCTTTGGATGAAAGATCCCCAAGAGTGGAAGCCCGATACCCGAATGCCCCGTTACAAATTAACGGAATCGAACCGTGCTGAGCTTGTGGCCTATATGGCGACGCTCCAGGGGGAAGACTATCGGCGAGACCCGCCCTGGAATTCCAGACGCTTCCAAGGTCAGCCGGAAAAACGTGGGGAAAATATTTACAACCGGCTCGGATGCGGGGTCTGTCACGGGCCGTACGGAGGAGGAGGGGTCCGGAACACGAACGTGGTGGGTCTGGAAATCCCTTCCCTCACGATGGTTCGGGACGGATTTACCCGTGACGAATTGAAAGAGCGAATCGCCTTGGGGCGGCAACCGGAACCTGAGGATCCCTTGAAACCACCCCCGATGTTTCTTATGCCGGCCTGGGGAGATTTGCTCAAAGAGGATGAAATGGAAGATTTGATCACCTATCTGTATTCTCTTCGCCCACCAATAAAACCGGGTGATGTGTGGGACGAATGA
- the cyoE gene encoding protoheme IX farnesyltransferase, translating into MTDPYVYSPGRFRVALTLVVATLALIFVGGLVTSTHSGLSVPDWPLSYGRLMPPMVGGILFEHGHRMVATGVGMLTILTVVVFRRDPRAWIRRASWGALALVVVQGVLGGLTVLYKLPKPISIAHGTLAQTFFCLTVALAVWTSPAWRSTGVPAAPDRPSHVPLPHIALLLFLTLFVQLVLGAVVRHTGHAIEFHIVNAGLLLLWIGWVFHRLNGTHAQDLTLWRTALGLAAVYFLQVSLGVITLLSFTVSGWQLRPMAVVLWTTGHVMVGALLLGFSVMLLLLAWRRFSGTFTSNRVKDYMALTKPGISVMAAVTALAGFLLGSPGVLDGARLGHTAFGVLLVSSGACALNMLFERDVDALMRRTESRPLPARRLFPGEALFVGVLLLVGGMVYLAGFVNGLTAVVAGLTASVYLYVYTPLKKITALNTVFGAVAGALPPVMGWTAAAGRFEPGAWALFAILFFWQFPHFFSLAWLYRDDYARAGLSMLPVKEIDGKRTARRIVGLTVALLVASFLPLLAPLVGPAYAVSAGLMGGGLLVLGFLFSQDRSTTRARRLFLASVVYLPVLLGILVIDGVRWSV; encoded by the coding sequence ATGACCGATCCCTACGTTTATTCTCCAGGAAGATTTCGGGTGGCCTTGACGTTGGTTGTGGCCACCTTGGCCCTTATTTTTGTCGGAGGTCTTGTCACCAGTACCCATTCCGGTTTGTCGGTCCCGGATTGGCCCCTTTCTTACGGTCGGCTCATGCCGCCCATGGTAGGGGGGATTCTTTTTGAACACGGACACCGGATGGTGGCCACAGGGGTGGGAATGCTGACCATCCTCACCGTTGTGGTCTTTCGGCGGGATCCTCGAGCGTGGATTCGCCGGGCGTCTTGGGGTGCCCTGGCCCTTGTGGTCGTTCAGGGTGTTTTAGGCGGTCTAACGGTCCTCTATAAGCTTCCTAAACCCATTTCCATTGCCCATGGAACTTTGGCCCAAACGTTTTTTTGTCTGACCGTTGCCTTGGCGGTGTGGACGTCTCCGGCGTGGCGATCGACCGGGGTCCCCGCCGCTCCGGACCGACCCTCACACGTGCCACTGCCCCATATTGCGTTGCTCCTCTTTCTCACTCTTTTTGTTCAACTCGTGTTGGGGGCTGTGGTCCGCCATACGGGTCACGCCATTGAATTCCATATTGTTAACGCGGGCCTCCTCCTCCTGTGGATCGGATGGGTGTTTCATCGCTTGAATGGGACCCACGCTCAGGATCTCACGCTTTGGCGGACGGCCCTGGGCTTGGCGGCGGTCTATTTTCTCCAGGTGTCGCTGGGGGTGATCACGCTCTTAAGTTTCACGGTGAGCGGTTGGCAACTACGACCGATGGCGGTTGTGTTGTGGACCACAGGGCACGTGATGGTCGGGGCCCTTCTCTTGGGATTTTCCGTGATGTTGTTGCTCTTGGCCTGGCGACGCTTTTCAGGAACCTTCACGTCGAACCGTGTGAAAGATTACATGGCTCTCACGAAGCCGGGGATCAGTGTTATGGCCGCGGTGACCGCTCTGGCGGGGTTTCTCCTCGGATCTCCGGGTGTTTTGGATGGGGCGCGTTTGGGGCACACGGCCTTCGGCGTGCTTTTGGTGTCGTCCGGGGCCTGTGCGTTAAACATGCTTTTTGAGCGAGATGTGGACGCGCTCATGCGGAGGACCGAATCTCGCCCCCTACCTGCCCGCCGACTTTTTCCGGGAGAAGCGTTGTTCGTGGGGGTCCTCTTATTGGTGGGAGGAATGGTTTATCTGGCGGGTTTCGTGAACGGATTGACGGCGGTGGTGGCCGGACTGACAGCCAGCGTTTATCTTTACGTCTACACACCGCTCAAGAAAATTACCGCGCTCAATACGGTGTTTGGTGCGGTGGCCGGGGCCCTCCCTCCGGTGATGGGTTGGACCGCGGCCGCGGGTCGGTTTGAACCGGGGGCTTGGGCGTTGTTTGCCATCCTTTTCTTTTGGCAGTTTCCCCACTTTTTTTCTCTGGCGTGGCTTTACCGTGACGATTACGCCCGAGCGGGGCTTTCCATGTTGCCGGTCAAGGAAATCGATGGGAAGAGGACCGCTCGTCGCATCGTGGGGTTAACGGTGGCCCTGTTGGTGGCAAGTTTTCTGCCCTTGTTGGCGCCCCTGGTGGGGCCCGCTTACGCGGTTTCCGCCGGCCTGATGGGCGGAGGTCTTTTGGTTTTGGGGTTTCTCTTTTCGCAAGACCGGTCGACGACTCGAGCCCGTAGGCTCTTTTTGGCTTCGGTGGTTTATTTGCCGGTCTTATTGGGCATCCTTGTTATTGACGGTGTGCGGTGGAGCGTATGA
- a CDS encoding ATP-binding cassette domain-containing protein — protein MTTDAVEIDGLRHDYPPRQRGADPSPALRGITFSVQPGELFGVLGPNGGGKTTLFKILSTALRPTGGRAVLLGHEVAVSPEKVRETIGVVFQSPSLDKKLSVLENLIHQGHLYGLEGETLRRRATDLLARLGVADRSSDGVETLSGGLQRRVEIAKGLLHEPSVLLLDEPTTGLDPGARKDVWTYLSSLTKQGVTVLVTTHLMEEAERCSRLALLDKGLLAALGTPARLKDDIRGDVVTVITTDSDRLIEGVRAQFGVEAKEVDGFVRMDRPDGHRFVPQLVEAFPGLIVSVQVGKPTLEDVFVLHTGHRFWAEQSEVLA, from the coding sequence ATGACCACCGATGCCGTAGAGATTGACGGGCTCCGTCACGATTATCCGCCCCGACAGCGAGGCGCCGATCCCTCCCCGGCGCTCCGCGGAATTACTTTTTCTGTTCAGCCGGGGGAACTGTTTGGTGTCCTCGGCCCCAACGGAGGAGGAAAAACAACCCTTTTTAAAATCCTTTCCACGGCGCTTCGTCCCACCGGGGGTCGGGCGGTTCTCTTGGGACACGAGGTGGCGGTGTCTCCCGAAAAGGTTCGCGAAACGATTGGAGTGGTTTTCCAATCGCCCAGTCTCGATAAAAAACTATCCGTCTTAGAAAACCTTATTCATCAGGGGCACCTGTATGGTTTGGAAGGGGAAACACTTCGCCGGAGGGCGACGGATCTTTTGGCGCGGCTGGGTGTTGCCGATCGGTCGTCCGATGGGGTCGAAACCTTGTCTGGTGGCCTTCAACGACGGGTGGAGATCGCCAAAGGGCTGCTTCACGAACCCTCCGTCCTCCTCTTGGATGAGCCCACCACGGGTTTAGACCCGGGTGCCCGAAAAGATGTGTGGACGTATCTTTCCTCGTTAACAAAACAAGGGGTGACCGTTCTGGTGACCACTCACTTGATGGAAGAGGCCGAGCGGTGTTCTCGCTTGGCGTTGTTGGACAAAGGCTTGCTGGCGGCCTTGGGCACCCCCGCCCGATTGAAAGACGATATTCGAGGGGACGTGGTGACCGTTATTACGACAGATTCCGACCGGCTGATTGAGGGGGTTCGCGCTCAATTCGGCGTGGAGGCGAAGGAAGTGGACGGGTTTGTTCGGATGGATCGTCCCGACGGGCATCGGTTTGTTCCCCAATTGGTGGAGGCGTTTCCGGGATTGATTGTTTCTGTTCAAGTGGGAAAACCCACCTTGGAAGACGTTTTTGTTCTTCACACCGGCCATCGGTTTTGGGCGGAACAATCGGAGGTCCTCGCGTGA
- a CDS encoding ABC transporter permease, with product MSGRRFILATGTLVAREMARFFRQRNRVIGALATPLLFWLFLGAGLGRNFQAPPGTVGAGLNYLQYFLPGTMALVCLFTAIFSTISVIEDRQAGFLQAVLVSPAPRGSIVMGKMLGGTLLALLQAVIFIALLPVVGVSLSVSGVIWAVVILVLLSFGLTGLGLMMAWMTDSIQGFHAMMNLILMPIWFLSGAVFPVTGAPGWLQVLMLANPVTYGVAGLHLAFFGSSGSGGPSMLVCVGGIFLFSVSMFTGAWFLVHRTRSH from the coding sequence GTGAGCGGTCGTCGTTTCATCTTAGCCACCGGGACCTTGGTCGCCCGTGAAATGGCGCGTTTTTTTCGGCAAAGGAATCGGGTGATTGGGGCTTTGGCGACCCCCCTCCTCTTCTGGCTTTTTCTTGGAGCGGGTTTGGGACGCAATTTTCAGGCTCCCCCGGGGACGGTGGGAGCGGGACTGAACTACCTGCAATACTTTCTTCCCGGGACCATGGCGCTTGTCTGTTTGTTCACCGCTATCTTTTCAACGATTTCAGTGATTGAAGATCGCCAAGCGGGGTTCCTTCAGGCTGTCTTGGTCTCCCCCGCACCTCGGGGGTCCATTGTCATGGGAAAAATGCTTGGAGGTACCCTTTTGGCGCTTCTTCAAGCGGTGATCTTTATTGCGCTTCTTCCGGTGGTTGGTGTTTCTCTTTCCGTGAGTGGGGTGATTTGGGCTGTGGTAATCCTGGTTCTTCTTTCTTTTGGGTTAACAGGGCTCGGGCTGATGATGGCTTGGATGACGGATTCCATTCAAGGATTTCACGCCATGATGAACTTGATTTTGATGCCGATTTGGTTTCTGTCTGGAGCGGTGTTCCCTGTGACGGGGGCCCCAGGGTGGCTCCAGGTTCTCATGTTGGCCAACCCTGTGACCTACGGTGTGGCCGGTCTTCACCTCGCTTTTTTTGGTTCCTCGGGAAGCGGCGGACCGTCTATGTTGGTGTGTGTGGGAGGGATTTTCCTGTTTTCGGTGTCCATGTTTACGGGGGCCTGGTTCTTGGTTCATCGAACGCGCAGCCACTAA
- a CDS encoding SCO family protein, which produces MAFRVPPPEFFFRQFCLWLTLVLMGLIGSSWYLDREKSKTSDSPKGAPVPVFHLLESTGKSFSSVQLTGRVWVANFIFTRCQGPCPLLSQQMARLQKTFADAEDFRLVSFSVDPAFDTPSVLRSYGARFGADPKRWFFLWGEPPTMHEVVVNGFRIAVDGSSPPHPANQLIHSVRLVLVDRDGIQRGSYDGTNDEEVERLERDLRALL; this is translated from the coding sequence ATGGCTTTTCGGGTTCCACCACCCGAGTTCTTTTTTCGGCAGTTCTGTCTCTGGTTGACCCTGGTGTTGATGGGGCTGATTGGGAGTTCGTGGTATCTGGATCGTGAAAAATCCAAGACGTCTGATTCTCCCAAAGGCGCGCCTGTCCCGGTGTTTCATCTCTTGGAAAGCACTGGAAAATCCTTTTCATCGGTTCAACTTACGGGACGTGTGTGGGTGGCCAATTTTATTTTTACCCGTTGCCAGGGTCCTTGCCCTCTCCTTTCCCAACAAATGGCCCGGTTGCAGAAAACGTTTGCCGATGCGGAGGATTTTCGGTTGGTTTCGTTTTCCGTCGATCCGGCGTTTGATACCCCCTCGGTCCTTCGTTCCTATGGGGCGCGGTTCGGAGCGGATCCGAAACGGTGGTTTTTCTTGTGGGGGGAACCCCCCACGATGCACGAAGTGGTGGTGAATGGGTTTCGTATTGCCGTGGATGGTTCCTCCCCTCCGCATCCCGCAAACCAACTGATCCACAGCGTTCGTTTGGTGCTCGTGGACAGGGACGGGATCCAACGCGGTTCTTACGACGGGACGAACGACGAAGAGGTGGAACGCCTTGAACGTGACCTGCGTGCGCTCTTGTGA
- the queG gene encoding tRNA epoxyqueuosine(34) reductase QueG produces the protein MTNAKAQRVRALAQELGFDRVSFTGSDSVVEDGDRLASWSQAGHAAGMAWLTRDPARRASPRSFLAEARSVITLGVSFHAGPLPAAPGLAYGRVARYAWGVDYHPVIERRLEEFKEKLGREFGDVLARPSVDAQPFLERAFARRAGLGFVGKNTNLIIPGLGSNFFLANLVVNLDLPSDAALPQGCGSCERCADRCPTGALDTPFSLDARLCLAYHTVENRGEIPWPLRVRGGDWLFGCDDCQDVCPFNVRPLESRWPEFSSDRGTGAWVSLAEVLRLKTPEMFRARYAGTALLRAKRAGLVRNACLVAANRGAVDLLREELTDVLRTDPEPFVRNHAAWALGRARAPWARTVLEAARGTESVVAVRDEIERVLENKE, from the coding sequence GTGACGAACGCAAAGGCACAACGGGTTCGAGCGTTGGCCCAGGAACTTGGGTTTGACCGTGTCTCATTCACCGGATCGGATTCCGTGGTGGAAGATGGGGACCGTTTGGCTTCTTGGTCTCAAGCGGGTCATGCCGCGGGGATGGCGTGGTTGACCCGGGACCCCGCGCGGCGCGCGTCTCCTCGCTCTTTCCTCGCGGAAGCCCGGTCGGTGATCACGCTCGGGGTTTCGTTTCATGCGGGGCCTCTTCCGGCGGCTCCGGGATTGGCCTACGGGCGTGTGGCTCGATACGCTTGGGGTGTGGACTATCATCCTGTGATTGAACGGCGGTTGGAGGAATTTAAAGAGAAACTTGGGCGCGAGTTTGGTGACGTGCTCGCCCGGCCGAGCGTGGACGCCCAGCCGTTTTTGGAACGGGCTTTTGCCCGAAGGGCGGGGTTGGGTTTTGTGGGAAAAAATACCAACCTCATTATCCCGGGTTTGGGCTCAAACTTTTTTCTGGCGAACCTTGTCGTGAATTTGGACCTTCCTTCGGACGCGGCTCTTCCTCAAGGGTGCGGGTCTTGCGAACGGTGTGCGGATCGATGCCCCACGGGGGCGCTGGACACGCCTTTTTCTCTGGACGCACGGCTTTGTTTGGCGTACCACACCGTTGAGAACCGCGGGGAGATTCCCTGGCCTCTCCGAGTCCGAGGGGGCGATTGGTTGTTTGGGTGCGATGATTGTCAGGACGTTTGTCCATTCAACGTGCGTCCGTTGGAAAGCCGATGGCCAGAATTTTCATCGGATCGTGGGACGGGGGCCTGGGTGTCCTTGGCGGAAGTTCTCCGGTTGAAAACACCGGAAATGTTTCGAGCGCGATACGCTGGGACGGCCCTCCTTCGGGCGAAGCGCGCGGGATTGGTTCGGAACGCGTGTTTGGTGGCGGCGAACCGAGGGGCTGTGGATCTTTTGCGAGAGGAACTGACCGACGTGCTTCGGACGGATCCGGAACCATTCGTCCGGAATCACGCGGCGTGGGCTCTGGGACGTGCTAGGGCTCCTTGGGCACGGACCGTGTTGGAGGCGGCTCGAGGAACGGAATCGGTCGTGGCGGTTCGGGATGAAATAGAGCGGGTCTTGGAGAACAAGGAATGA